The following are from one region of the Fusarium keratoplasticum isolate Fu6.1 chromosome 4, whole genome shotgun sequence genome:
- a CDS encoding CP2 domain-containing protein — MFRQRTSSQKPGDELLANFRQQFPEVAAVSTSAAAPVISQTAGADNTTLAPTVPLPERTQGIGQDAFRDQDPTPRATNDPWRFTPSLLDPNSMSFANFANAPPGYYTPTPGGTNTLFHPQAGDLHTPTLGLGMGLNTPLSMPTSGDGMQPGPSQAVMDMTGFQALQPHQFHHFNPFIQAPPPQPAFAPSTFVHQDTGYETMDQDGSPMDSDPSEERMSSIGATLQKTTPLVGLQSRQFSSPMTHPLPPSAEKFRFHSTLNAPTAMIKHSDEIPVTYLNKGQAYSLSVADTNATMPVAPGTKYRTFVRVSFEDDQQRQRPGVCWGLWKEGRGTNEAHQRGGKLQAVEYVEAGQPAEGDDKRTRVELESSSFDGFCVTWTPGINGPPEVNIAVRFNFLSTDFSHSKGVKGIPVRLCAKTHPVPCDPSQPAADANPDICYCKVKLFRDHGAERKLSNDVAHVKKSIDKLKQQIAQAESGLKDFGKRKRSSGAAKMGDQRPGKVQKHKRTWSMSSASSAGGGNGGRMSMEEDLHFKLQTLQDMFTSTRPVSVLFLRGEELDDPDLHPVSLPGDVSPLTRPEGRDGPNWQARSGRSSLAGSMISPSPSSLSLASQASGIGPGGPWQGFDSVAGGDMSRKGSEQPTRINKGDDDGSLSGWIEALGVDASYRPPQERSPKPIACFYILRRTQDESGKPDYHRAIYLMQRTLQELNNRIAAKWGFDSSQILRTIRTIQNGLEVEMDDDVVQELKEGQDMTLEIEEVIGQPDAVKREWEMAVDSADDSPETSNDKATSGYILRLSF; from the exons ATGTTTCGACAAAG AACAAGCTCTCAGAAGCCGGGGGATGAGCTGCTTGCCAACTTCCGACAGCAGTTCCCCGAGGTCGCGGCAGTCAGCACCTCGGCCGCCGCGCCAGTTATATCGCAGACCGCTGGCGCCGATAATACTACTCTTGCTCCCACGGTGCCTCTGCCTGAAAG AACCCAGGGTATTGGTCAAGATGCATTTCGCGACCAAGACCCTACTCCTCGGGCGACGAATGACCCGTGGAGATTCACTCCCTCACTTCTAGATCCCAATTCCATGTCTTTCGCCAACTTCGCCAATGCGCCACCTGGCTATTACACACCCACACCTGGAGGCACAAACACCCTATTCCACCCTCAAGCTGGCGATTTGCATACTCCGACACTGGGACTCGGTATGGGCCTCAACACGCCGCTGTCCATGCCAACATCTGGGGATGGGATGCAACCTGGCCCAAGCCAAGCAGTTATGGACATGACAGGTTTCCAGGCTTTGCAACCGCATCAGTTTCACCACTTCAACCCGTTTATTCAGGCGCCCCCGCCGCAGCCTGCCTTTGCGCCGTCCACTTTCGTCCACCAGGACACTGGATATGAGACGATGGATCAGGATGGGTCGCCTATGGACTCGGACCCTTCCGAAGAACGCATGTCATCTATCGGGGCCACCCTTCAGAAGACAACCCCATTAGTTGGCCTACAGTCGCGCCAGTTCTCCAGTCCCATGACCCATCCGCTACCTCCCTCGGCCGAGAAGTTTCGATTTCACTCAACACTTAACGCCCCCACGGCCATGATCAAGCATTCAGACGAAATTCCTGTCACTTATCTCAACAAGGGACAGGCATACTCCTTGTCCGTCGCCGACACTAATGCCACCATGCCCGTGGCACCTGGAACCAAATACCGCACATTTGTCCGTGTTTCGTTCGAAGACGACCAGCAGCGACAGCGTCCAGGTGTGTGCTGGGGTCTTTGGAAGGAGGGCAGAGGTACCAACGAGGCGCAccaaagaggaggaaaactCCAGGCAGTTGAGTACGTTGAGGCAGGGCAGCCTGCTGAAGGTGACGACAAGAGGACTCGAGTGGAACTAGAGTCGTCTTCCTTCGACGGATTTTGCGTTACTTGGACCCCTGGAATCAACGGGCCCCCCGAAGTCAACATTGCGGTCCGTTTCAACTTTCTTTCTACCGACTTCAGCCACTCGAAGGGTGTCAAGGGTATTCCTGTGAGGCTCTGCGCCAAAACCCACCCCGTTCCCTGCGACCCCTCGCAGCCAGCCGCTGACGCGAATCCCGATATCTGCTACTGCAAGGTCAAGCTCTTCCGCGATCATGGAGCAGAAAGAAAGCTATCCAACGACGTTGCGCATGTCAAGAAGTCTATCGACAAGCTTAAGCAGCAAATTGCGCAGGCCGAGAGCGGATTGAAGGACTTTGGGAAGCGGAAGCGCTCAAGCGGTGCTGCAAAGATGGGAGATCAGCGCCCAGGAAAGGTGCAGAAACACAAGCGAACGTGGTCGAtgtcctcggccagctccGCTGGGGGTGGCAACGGTGGAAGAATGTCCATGGAAGAGGATCTTCACTTCAAACTACAGACTCTACAGGACATGTTTACCAGCACACGGCCTGTCAGTGTCCTGTTCCTTCGAGGCGAGGAACTTGACGATCCCGATTTGCACCCGGTATCGCTACCAGGAGACGTCTCGCCCCTGACTAGACCTGAAGGCCGCGACGGTCCCAACTGGCAGGCTCGGAGCGGGCGAAGCTCTCTCGCTGGTTCCATGATCTCCCCCTCGCCTAGCTCACTTTCTCTAGCGTCGCAGGCTTCTGGCATCGGCCCAGGCGGCCCATGGCAGGGTTTTGACTCGGTCGCGGGAGGTGACATGTCACGCAAGGGCTCGGAACAACCCACCAGGATCAacaagggcgatgatgacggtagCCTGAGCGGCTGGATCGAGGCATTGGGTGTCGACGCATCCTATCGGCCCCCTCAAGAACGAAGCCCAAAGCCCATTGCGTGTTTCTATATCCTTCGACGGACCCAGGACGAATCCGGAAAGCCGGATTATCATCGAGCTATCTACCTGATGCAGCGCACGCTCCAGGAGTTGAACAACAGAATTGCAGCCAAGTGGGGCTTCGACTCGTCGCAAATTCTCCGTACGATCCGAACGATTCAGAACGGTCTAGAagtcgagatggacgacgATGTGGTtcaagagctcaaggagggtCAGGACATGACTCTCGAAATCGAAGAGGTTATCGGACAGCCTGACGCAGTAAAGAGGGAGTGGGAAATGGCAGTTGACTCTGCCGACGACAGTCCCGAGACTTCCAACGACAAGGCAACAAGCGGTTACATTCTCCGCCTCAGCTTTTAA